The following coding sequences are from one Methanococcoides orientis window:
- the nadA gene encoding quinolinate synthase NadA, with protein sequence MQEMKDIIDRINTLKAEHNAVILAHNYQRPEVQDIADFTGDSLGLSQQAVATNADVIVFCGVDFMAESAAILSPEKTVLLPEKDAGCPMAEMVDVISLDDVKQEHPDAAVVCYVNSSAEIKAQSDICCTSANAIDVVNSLEEDEIIFVPDKNLGTYVSHFTDKKIITWEGFCPTHHQMRADDVIKAKEEHPDALFLAHPECRTEVLDLADEVLSTTGILNYAKSSDAKEFIIGTENGLLHRLRKENPNKKFYYLSEFTICPNMKITTLESVLNALVNMEYVITVPEDTRLKAKEALDRMLAVKRTM encoded by the coding sequence ATGCAGGAAATGAAAGATATAATTGACAGGATAAATACCCTGAAAGCTGAACATAATGCGGTTATCCTCGCCCACAATTACCAGCGTCCCGAAGTACAGGACATTGCAGATTTTACAGGAGATTCACTTGGGCTTAGCCAGCAGGCCGTCGCTACCAATGCCGATGTGATCGTATTTTGTGGCGTAGACTTTATGGCTGAAAGCGCTGCAATACTCAGCCCGGAAAAGACCGTACTTCTACCTGAAAAAGATGCAGGCTGTCCGATGGCCGAGATGGTCGATGTGATCTCCCTGGACGATGTAAAGCAGGAGCACCCCGATGCAGCGGTGGTCTGTTATGTGAACTCCTCTGCCGAGATCAAGGCCCAGAGCGATATCTGCTGTACATCCGCAAATGCAATTGATGTAGTGAACTCCCTTGAAGAGGATGAGATCATCTTTGTCCCTGACAAGAACCTCGGGACTTACGTTTCACATTTCACCGACAAGAAGATCATTACATGGGAAGGCTTCTGCCCAACCCATCACCAGATGCGTGCAGATGATGTCATCAAGGCAAAAGAAGAGCATCCTGATGCCCTGTTCCTCGCACACCCGGAATGCAGGACAGAGGTCCTTGACCTTGCAGATGAGGTCTTAAGCACTACCGGTATACTCAACTATGCTAAAAGCTCGGATGCGAAAGAGTTCATCATTGGTACTGAGAATGGGCTGCTCCACAGGCTAAGGAAAGAGAACCCTAATAAGAAGTTCTATTACCTGTCCGAATTTACGATCTGCCCTAACATGAAGATCACTACCCTCGAATCAGTGCTTAATGCACTTGTGAACATGGAATATGTGATCACCGTGCCTGAAGATACAAGGCTCAAAGCAAAAGAGGCACTTGACAGGATGCTTGCGGTAAAACGCACGATGTAA
- a CDS encoding DUF169 domain-containing protein, translated as MSEKLIEALELNGKPVAISLLKREKDIPEGLVKTEVPRRYCQMLQDARFDNKVTFATMDEHACKGGAAAIGLQDYPDKIKSGELYFDKLGKEISLSVAKRVVDKMPRPEPGSTVATIVAPLDSTPTKPDIIIVIGNTLVARRIAHSVIYRRGGRMNANFAGIQSTCADATGSPYTTGEVNISIGCDGAAKNAGLKDNEMVVGIPEEQLVDITNILEMKAVAWNDWMRS; from the coding sequence ATGAGTGAGAAGCTTATTGAGGCACTGGAACTTAATGGAAAACCAGTGGCAATATCATTGTTAAAGAGAGAAAAGGACATTCCAGAAGGTCTGGTAAAGACCGAAGTACCAAGAAGATATTGTCAGATGCTTCAGGATGCCAGGTTCGATAATAAGGTCACTTTTGCTACTATGGATGAGCATGCCTGCAAAGGTGGTGCTGCAGCCATAGGATTGCAGGACTATCCTGACAAGATCAAAAGTGGAGAACTGTATTTTGATAAACTTGGAAAGGAAATATCCCTTAGTGTAGCCAAGCGTGTTGTAGACAAAATGCCAAGACCTGAACCCGGATCAACCGTTGCTACCATCGTTGCTCCACTGGACAGCACACCAACAAAACCTGATATTATTATAGTGATCGGAAACACACTTGTAGCCAGAAGGATCGCACATTCTGTTATCTACAGACGTGGTGGCCGTATGAATGCAAACTTTGCTGGTATCCAGTCCACATGTGCTGATGCTACCGGTTCACCTTACACCACAGGAGAAGTTAACATTTCCATCGGATGCGATGGTGCTGCTAAGAATGCAGGACTCAAGGACAATGAGATGGTTGTAGGTATTCCTGAAGAACAACTTGTGGACATCACTAATATTCTGGAAATGAAAGCCGTTGCATGGAATGACTGGATGAGATCATAA
- a CDS encoding DUF169 domain-containing protein, protein MDIKEINEFGKQLTEKLNLKTKPVAVSLIPEGHDIPEGIERIDETTRHCQMVDTVRKTGKQFYSLADDQMCKGGSSVMGLQEMPHKLAIGDTYYNLKRFSTINAARRTMEKVTKVEAGTTKAVVYGPLETATFNPDVVVIVTSPKQVMQLSQALLFKFGGRVEASFAGIQSVCADGVALPYKEGKISVTVGCGGSRKFANIADDEMIIGIPVERLHDLVEAVNEMFA, encoded by the coding sequence ATGGACATCAAGGAAATAAATGAATTTGGAAAGCAGTTGACCGAAAAGCTCAACCTCAAGACAAAACCTGTTGCAGTCTCACTTATTCCGGAAGGTCATGATATCCCTGAAGGTATCGAAAGAATTGATGAGACCACAAGACACTGCCAGATGGTAGACACTGTCAGGAAGACCGGTAAGCAGTTCTATTCCCTAGCAGATGACCAGATGTGTAAGGGTGGATCTTCAGTAATGGGCTTGCAGGAAATGCCACACAAGCTGGCTATCGGTGACACCTACTATAACCTCAAGCGTTTCAGCACCATCAATGCAGCAAGACGTACAATGGAAAAGGTAACAAAGGTAGAAGCAGGAACCACAAAAGCAGTCGTATACGGACCACTTGAGACAGCAACTTTCAATCCTGATGTTGTCGTTATCGTAACCTCACCAAAACAGGTCATGCAGCTTTCCCAGGCATTGCTCTTCAAGTTCGGTGGCAGGGTAGAAGCAAGCTTTGCAGGTATCCAGAGTGTCTGTGCAGACGGCGTTGCTCTTCCATACAAGGAAGGTAAGATCAGTGTAACAGTCGGATGCGGAGGAAGCAGGAAATTCGCAAACATCGCTGATGACGAAATGATCATAGGAATCCCTGTAGAAAGGCTCCACGACCTTGTGGAAGCTGTGAATGAGATGTTCGCCTGA
- a CDS encoding NifB/NifX family molybdenum-iron cluster-binding protein codes for MKICVTATDKDINAAMDSRFGRCPYFVLVDPETMEFKAVDNAAASASGGAGIQAAQIISDKGINVLLTGKVGPNAFPILSAAGIKVMAGANGSITDAIAQYKEGKLQETSAPTAEAHASMAAPGRGMGGRGRSGGAGRGMGGGGGSGSNGGMNR; via the coding sequence ATGAAGATATGTGTAACAGCTACAGATAAAGATATTAATGCAGCAATGGATTCACGTTTTGGAAGATGCCCGTACTTTGTTCTTGTCGATCCGGAAACAATGGAATTCAAAGCAGTTGATAACGCGGCAGCTTCTGCATCTGGCGGAGCAGGAATACAGGCTGCCCAGATCATTTCTGACAAAGGAATCAATGTTCTCCTTACCGGCAAAGTTGGTCCTAATGCCTTTCCGATCCTTTCCGCAGCTGGAATTAAGGTAATGGCAGGAGCTAATGGTTCAATTACCGATGCGATCGCCCAGTACAAAGAAGGTAAGTTACAGGAAACATCTGCCCCCACAGCAGAAGCACATGCATCTATGGCTGCACCCGGTCGGGGAATGGGGGGACGTGGTAGGTCCGGAGGAGCCGGCAGAGGTATGGGAGGTGGCGGCGGATCCGGTAGTAATGGAGGAATGAATCGCTAA